One region of Solanum pennellii chromosome 6, SPENNV200 genomic DNA includes:
- the LOC107023537 gene encoding transmembrane 9 superfamily member 3-like translates to MEKPVVILIFTTVIISLECLVQSDASTHRYKNGDDVPFYANKVGPFSNPSETYAYFDLPFCQPDNLEKKKESFGEALNGDRLIFAPYKLEFLADKDAKVICKKRLTKEEVAQFRTAVALDYYVQMYYDDLPIWAFLGKVEKDGIDDPNEYRYHIYTFYQFEIYYHKDHVIEILVRVDPSFTADVTNDKEVDVEFLYTVVWKEINTPFEKRMDKYKSSSALPHHLQIHWFSILNSCATIFILMSCMGAIYLRVLRRDIYKLAQDEEFSDNQEETGWKSLHGDVFRYPKCNDLLSSALGCGTQMLAVVVVILCLGVLGVFQPYDRGVLPTALVIIYAITSAVAGFSAVSFYHQLEGSNSLRVLLLTGGMFSCPLLLTFFFLNTVAFNYGSTAALPLGTIVVILLLWVFLALPSFVLGAISGKRIRSEFQAPCHTTKCPREVPPQRWYRRVITQMAMAGLLPFGVIYIQLYYIFASVWGYRIYTIYSILFVVFILLLITTALVSIAMTYIQLAAEDHEWWWRSFLCGGSTGLYLFGYSMYYYFSRSDMNGFMQTSFFFGYMACVSCGVFLMLGTVGFHACLLFVRLLYGCIKCE, encoded by the exons ATGGAGAAACCTGTGGTAATACTCATTTTTACAACTGTAATTATTAGTCTTGAATGCTTAGTACAATCAGATGCCTCTACACATCGGTATAAAAATGGAGATGATGTCCCTTTCTATGCAAACAAGGTTGGCCCATTCTCTAATCCCAG TGAAACTTATGCTTATTTCGATCTTCCATTTTGTCAACCAG ATAATttggaaaagaagaaagaatcgTTTGGTGAAGCGTTGAATGGAGATCGCCTTATATTTGCTCCATATAAGCTCGAGTTTTTGGCGGACAAAGATGCCAAAGTTATATGTAAGAAAAGGTTGACAAAGGAGGAAGTTGCACAATTCAGAACCGCTGTTGCACTGGATTACTACGTCCAGATGTACTATGATGACTTGCCAATATGGGCGTTCCTTGGGAAGGTCGAGAAGGACGGAATTGATGACCCTAATGAGTACAGATATCACATTTATACATtttatcaatttgaaatttactaCCACAAGGACCATGTTATTGAAATCCTAGTTAGAGTCGATCCATCTTTTACAGCTGATGTAACAAATGATAAGGAAGTTGATGTAGAATTCCTGTACACAGTGGTGTGGAAGGAAATTAACACCCCATTTGAAAAGAGAATGGACAAATACAAGAGCTCTTCTGCTTTGCCTCATCACTTACAAATTCACTGGTTCTCCATTTTAAACTCATGTGCAACAATTTTCATCTTGATGTCATGTATGGGAGCAATTTACTTGCGAGTCCTGAGGAGAGATATTTACAA GCTTGCACAGGATGAAGAATTTTCTGATAACCAAGAAGAAACTGGGTGGAAAAGCCTCCATGGCGATGTCTTCCGGTACCCAAAGTGCAACGATTTGCTTTCTTCAGCGCTTGGTTGTGGAACACAGATGTTGGCAGT TGTGGTGGTCATTCTATGTTTAGGCGTGCTTGGTGTTTTTCAACCGTATGATCGAGGAGTTTTGCCCACTGCGTTGGTCATAATATATGCAATAACTTCTGCAGTTGCTGGATTTTCGGCTGTATCTTTTTATCATCAGCTCGAAGGTAGCAACTCG CTAAGGGTTCTATTGCTGACGGGAGGAATGTTCTCTTGCCCCTTGTTGCTAACCTTTTTCTTCCTTAATACTGTTGCATTCAACTATGGGTCTACTGCAGCACTTCCTTTGGGCACAATTGTGGTTATACTTCTCCTCTGGGTTTTTCTAGCATTACCGTCATTTGTGTTAGGTGCGATTTCTGGGAAGAGAATAAGGTCTGAGTTTCAAGCTCCTTGTCACACCACAAAGTGTCCTCGTGAGGTTCCCCCACAGCGTTGGTACAGGCGTGTGATAACCCAAATGGCAATGGCAGGACTTTTGCCTTTTGGTGTCATCTATATTCAGCTATATTACATATTTGCTAGTGTTTGGGGTTACAGGATATACACAATATATAgcattctttttgttgtgttcattctccttctgaTTACAACTGCTCTTGTCTCTATTGCTATGACATACATCCAACTTGCCGCAGAAGATCATGAATGGTGGTGGAG GTCTTTTCTTTGTGGTGGATCAACTGGCTTGTACTTATTTGGTTATTCCATGTACTACTACTTTTCACGGTCAGACATGAACGGTTTCATGCAAACCTCGTTCTTCTTTGGATATATGGCTTGTGTTAGTTGTGGTGTCTTCCTTATGCTAGGCACTGTCGGCTTTCATGCCTGCTTGCTATTTGTTCGTCTTCTGTATGGCTGTATCAAATGTGAATAG